Proteins found in one Hypericibacter terrae genomic segment:
- a CDS encoding APC family permease — translation MLRDVDWKQVVFVAAGVPALVLFSMGGISATVGAPAWLVWTISVLLGFAQAFTYAEIAGLHPSKTGGTAVHGATAWIRYSQILAPLSLWSNWLAWTPVLAIGSGLGAGYLLSIFYAPEASIMTWQVTLVDLGFISDGLSLRFNATFLLGAAIMLVVFAIQHRGILRTAQIQTLLTIASLLPLFIVCIIPLLAGNVHSANFVPFTPLATDANGSVIAGVWDREGLKFFMGGLFIAAWSAYAFETSVCYMSEFKNPGRDMPRAIIVSGLICIVAYVLVPVVFQGFFGTQKMLDPGIYSGAGMGLALAEMVQAGPFITKVLVILLFFTLMLAIMTAMAGSSRTLNQGGHDGWFPKYLAYVNSHGAPTRAMWTDLCFNLILLLMSDYIFVLAVSNCNYLIFNFLNLNAGWIHRIDNPDVRRPWRCPTWLLGLGTIFGYVNAFLLGAGANVWGAGTLLSGFISAALVVPFFLYRHYVTDKGKFPEHMYSDLLLAGQTQLGPKKAGMLPYLALLGGAASCALGYFIFW, via the coding sequence ATGTTGCGGGACGTCGATTGGAAACAGGTCGTCTTCGTGGCGGCCGGCGTGCCCGCGCTGGTTCTCTTCTCGATGGGCGGCATCTCGGCCACGGTCGGCGCGCCGGCCTGGCTGGTCTGGACCATCTCGGTCCTGCTGGGCTTCGCCCAGGCCTTCACCTATGCCGAGATCGCCGGCCTGCATCCGTCCAAGACCGGCGGCACGGCGGTCCATGGCGCCACGGCCTGGATCCGCTACAGCCAGATCCTGGCGCCGCTCTCGCTCTGGTCGAACTGGCTGGCCTGGACCCCGGTGCTCGCCATCGGGTCGGGGCTGGGCGCGGGCTATCTGCTCTCGATCTTCTATGCGCCCGAGGCCAGCATCATGACCTGGCAGGTCACGCTGGTCGATCTGGGCTTCATCTCGGACGGCCTCTCCCTGCGCTTCAACGCGACCTTCCTGCTGGGTGCCGCCATCATGCTGGTGGTGTTCGCGATCCAGCATCGGGGCATCCTGCGCACCGCGCAGATCCAGACCCTGCTGACGATCGCCTCGCTGCTGCCGCTCTTCATCGTCTGCATCATCCCGCTGCTCGCGGGCAATGTGCATAGCGCGAACTTCGTGCCCTTCACGCCGCTCGCGACCGACGCCAACGGCTCGGTCATCGCCGGCGTCTGGGACCGCGAAGGCCTGAAATTCTTCATGGGCGGCCTCTTCATCGCCGCCTGGTCGGCCTACGCCTTCGAGACCTCGGTCTGCTACATGAGCGAGTTCAAGAACCCGGGCCGCGACATGCCCCGCGCGATCATCGTCTCGGGGCTCATCTGCATCGTCGCCTATGTGCTGGTCCCGGTGGTGTTCCAGGGCTTCTTCGGGACCCAGAAGATGCTCGACCCCGGCATCTATTCCGGCGCCGGCATGGGGCTGGCGCTGGCGGAGATGGTCCAGGCCGGGCCCTTCATCACCAAGGTGCTGGTGATCCTGCTGTTCTTCACCCTCATGCTGGCGATCATGACGGCCATGGCCGGCTCCTCGCGCACGCTCAATCAGGGCGGGCATGACGGCTGGTTCCCGAAATACCTGGCCTATGTGAACAGCCATGGCGCCCCCACCCGTGCCATGTGGACCGACCTCTGCTTCAACCTGATCCTGCTGCTGATGTCGGACTACATCTTCGTGCTGGCGGTCTCGAACTGTAACTACCTGATCTTCAACTTCCTCAATCTCAATGCCGGCTGGATCCACCGGATCGACAACCCGGATGTGCGGCGCCCCTGGCGCTGCCCGACCTGGCTGCTCGGGCTGGGTACCATCTTCGGCTATGTGAACGCCTTCCTGCTCGGCGCCGGCGCCAATGTCTGGGGCGCCGGAACGCTGCTGTCAGGCTTCATCTCGGCGGCGCTTGTGGTGCCGTTCTTCCTCTACCGCCACTACGTCACCGACAAGGGCAAGTTCCCTGAGCATATGTATTCGGACCTGCTGCTGGCGGGGCAAACGCAGCTCGGGCCGAAGAAGGCAGGGATGCTGCCTTATCTCGCCTTGCTCGGCGGTGCCGCTTCCTGCGCGCTTGGCTATTTCATCTTCTGGTGA
- a CDS encoding proline racemase family protein encodes MADPIAIETVEMHTGGEPVRLVVKGYPPIPGETILAKRRYARERLDHLRRLLIFEPRGHFDMYGVIPVEPDLPGADLAVLFMHNEGYSTMCGHAVIAVGRWAVESGRIKRATSGETAVNIQCPCGLVRAWVAADGAVRFESVPAFAFALDAAVDLPETGRIALDIGYGGAFYAVLPAARLGLSLPGSPLRDLVDAAARVTAAVKAQVPLRHPDDPDLAFLYGTIFTDGGEGIDRPSLNVCIFAEREVDRSPTGSGVTARMALQVARGVAALGDRRQFQSVTGSVFTGRAVSPVRAGEFAAVRVEVGGRAHYSGSARFTHEPDDRIGQGFLLG; translated from the coding sequence ATGGCCGATCCGATCGCGATCGAGACTGTCGAGATGCATACCGGCGGCGAGCCGGTGCGCCTGGTGGTGAAGGGCTATCCGCCCATTCCCGGCGAGACAATCCTGGCCAAGCGGCGCTATGCCCGCGAGCGGCTCGATCATCTGCGCCGGCTCCTGATCTTCGAGCCGCGCGGCCATTTCGACATGTATGGCGTGATTCCGGTCGAGCCCGATCTGCCGGGCGCCGATCTCGCCGTGCTGTTCATGCATAACGAAGGCTATTCGACCATGTGCGGGCATGCCGTGATCGCGGTCGGCCGCTGGGCGGTCGAGAGCGGCCGGATCAAGCGCGCCACCTCGGGCGAGACCGCGGTCAATATCCAATGCCCCTGCGGCCTGGTGCGGGCCTGGGTGGCGGCGGACGGCGCCGTCCGGTTCGAGAGCGTGCCGGCCTTCGCCTTCGCGCTCGACGCGGCGGTCGATCTGCCCGAAACCGGCCGGATCGCGCTCGATATCGGCTATGGCGGCGCCTTCTATGCGGTGCTGCCGGCCGCGCGGCTGGGGCTGTCGCTGCCGGGTTCGCCGCTGCGCGATCTGGTGGATGCGGCGGCCCGGGTCACGGCCGCGGTCAAGGCGCAGGTTCCCTTGCGCCATCCCGACGATCCGGACCTGGCGTTCCTCTATGGCACCATCTTCACCGACGGCGGCGAAGGCATCGATCGCCCCTCGCTCAATGTCTGCATCTTCGCCGAACGCGAGGTCGATCGCAGCCCCACGGGCAGCGGCGTCACCGCGCGCATGGCGCTGCAGGTGGCGCGCGGGGTCGCGGCTCTGGGCGATCGGCGCCAGTTCCAAAGCGTGACCGGCTCCGTCTTCACCGGCCGCGCCGTCTCGCCGGTCCGGGCGGGGGAGTTCGCTGCGGTGCGGGTCGAGGTGGGCGGCCGCGCCCATTACAGTGGCAGCGCCCGCTTCACGCATGAGCCTGACGACAGAATCGGTCAGGGCTTCCTGCTGGGGTGA
- a CDS encoding ATP-binding response regulator: MRLLRSNGDTPLAAASAGKPQSGPAGAAGASHPVPLSETDRLFEAIANYTYDWESWLGHDGQPLWINPAVERMTGYRVAECLAMQDYPLPLVHEEDRALIATVIDRGERGESGNDVAFRIRRKDGKLVWAAVSWQTLFDRAGHSLGFRTSVRDITERKLSEDALRDAHAEAERANRAKSRFLAAASHDLRQPLQAAHLFAAALRIGLHERGDLDLLGSIEDALKAANELLDALLDVSRLDAGVLAPKFREFAVADLLDQVETEFSEAAREKRLALRVLLSSATIHTDPTLLGRILRNLVSNALRYTERGKVLVGCRRAGDRLAIEVLDTGIGIAPDKIERIFEEFYQIGNPERDRTRGLGLGLAIVAGVAKLLDHPIEVRSEPGRGSVFRVLVPLAQSLAATAAPAPTRPILPASAAAGALLLAIDDDPDQLKAMNALFGRWGYQVLVADSAPAALAKLTETGRTPSAIIADYRLRDGLTGAGAIGYIREKLGQKVPGLILTGDTEPARLAEASASGFELLHKPIEPHRLQDAIERLLSNR, from the coding sequence ATGCGGCTGCTTCGATCCAACGGCGATACGCCGCTGGCTGCGGCGTCGGCGGGCAAGCCGCAGAGCGGCCCGGCCGGCGCGGCCGGAGCCTCGCATCCTGTCCCCCTGTCCGAGACCGACCGGCTCTTCGAAGCCATCGCCAACTACACCTATGACTGGGAAAGCTGGCTCGGCCATGACGGCCAGCCGCTCTGGATCAACCCGGCGGTCGAGCGCATGACCGGCTACCGCGTCGCCGAATGCCTGGCGATGCAGGACTACCCGCTGCCGCTGGTCCATGAGGAAGACCGTGCCCTGATCGCAACGGTGATCGATCGCGGCGAACGCGGGGAGAGCGGCAACGACGTCGCCTTCCGCATCCGGCGCAAGGACGGCAAGCTGGTCTGGGCCGCTGTCAGCTGGCAGACGCTGTTCGACCGAGCCGGCCATTCCCTCGGATTCCGCACCAGCGTGCGCGACATCACCGAACGCAAGCTGTCGGAAGACGCGCTGCGCGATGCCCATGCCGAGGCGGAACGCGCCAACCGCGCCAAGTCGCGCTTCCTCGCCGCCGCGAGCCACGATCTGCGCCAGCCCCTGCAGGCGGCACATCTGTTCGCGGCGGCCCTGCGCATCGGCTTGCACGAACGCGGCGATCTGGATCTCCTGGGCTCGATCGAGGACGCGCTCAAGGCGGCCAACGAGCTGCTCGACGCGCTGCTCGACGTGTCGCGGCTCGATGCCGGCGTGCTGGCGCCGAAGTTCCGCGAGTTCGCCGTCGCCGATCTGCTCGATCAGGTCGAGACGGAATTCTCGGAAGCGGCGCGGGAGAAGCGGCTGGCCCTGCGCGTCCTGCTGTCGAGCGCCACGATCCACACCGACCCCACTCTGCTGGGCCGGATCCTGAGGAATCTGGTTTCCAACGCGCTGCGCTACACCGAGCGGGGAAAGGTCCTGGTCGGATGCCGGCGGGCCGGCGACCGGCTCGCGATCGAAGTGCTGGATACCGGCATCGGCATCGCGCCCGACAAGATCGAACGCATCTTCGAGGAGTTCTACCAGATCGGGAATCCCGAGCGCGATCGCACGCGCGGTCTGGGGCTCGGGCTGGCGATCGTGGCCGGCGTCGCCAAGCTGCTGGACCATCCGATCGAGGTGCGCTCCGAGCCCGGCCGCGGCTCGGTCTTCCGCGTGCTGGTGCCGCTCGCGCAATCGCTGGCGGCGACCGCGGCACCCGCGCCGACGCGTCCGATCCTGCCCGCATCGGCGGCCGCAGGCGCCTTGCTGCTGGCGATCGACGACGATCCCGATCAGCTCAAGGCCATGAACGCGCTCTTCGGCCGCTGGGGCTATCAGGTGCTGGTGGCCGATTCCGCGCCGGCCGCACTGGCGAAACTGACCGAGACCGGCCGCACGCCCAGCGCCATCATCGCCGATTATCGCCTGCGCGACGGGCTCACCGGGGCCGGCGCCATCGGCTATATCCGCGAGAAGCTGGGTCAGAAGGTGCCGGGGCTGATTCTGACGGGCGACACCGAGCCCGCCCGCCTGGCCGAGGCCAGCGCCTCGGGCTTCGAGCTGCTGCACAAGCCGATCGAGCCCCATCGCCTGCAGGACGCGATCGAAAGGCTGTTGTCGAATCGCTAG
- a CDS encoding response regulator codes for MRILIADDHTLFRRGFSLLLQRLYPDSEIEEASDVVSALEVVQRTAIDLLLLDLGMPGMEGLSGLEQLRAAVPSAAIVIVSAISDSDRIREALERGARGYVLKTINDAALKHALSLVMSGETYVPAELLQERALKGVGGPIGKGGPENPLAHLTDRQRDVLGLLMTGQSNKEIARDLGLLESTVKAHIKVILNKLSVANRTQAAMVAAGLGWQPARPVH; via the coding sequence ATGCGCATCCTCATCGCCGACGATCACACCCTGTTCCGGCGCGGCTTCTCCCTGCTGCTACAGCGCCTCTATCCCGACTCCGAGATCGAGGAGGCGAGCGACGTCGTCTCTGCCCTCGAGGTCGTGCAGCGAACGGCCATCGACCTGCTGCTGCTCGATCTGGGGATGCCGGGCATGGAGGGCCTGTCGGGCCTGGAGCAGTTGCGCGCCGCCGTACCCTCCGCTGCGATCGTCATCGTCTCGGCGATCAGCGATTCGGATCGGATCCGCGAGGCGCTCGAGCGCGGGGCGCGCGGCTATGTGCTGAAGACGATCAACGACGCGGCGCTCAAACACGCCTTGTCGCTGGTGATGTCCGGCGAAACCTATGTGCCGGCGGAGCTGCTGCAGGAGCGGGCACTCAAGGGCGTGGGCGGGCCGATCGGCAAGGGCGGGCCGGAAAATCCACTCGCCCATCTGACCGATCGTCAGCGCGACGTACTGGGGCTGCTCATGACCGGGCAATCCAACAAGGAGATCGCGCGCGATCTGGGCCTGCTCGAAAGCACGGTCAAGGCGCATATCAAGGTGATCCTGAACAAGCTCAGCGTCGCCAACCGCACGCAGGCCGCGATGGTCGCCGCCGGCCTGGGCTGGCAGCCCGCGCGCCCGGTTCATTGA
- a CDS encoding DeoR/GlpR family DNA-binding transcription regulator, translating to MTEADRQEQILALVHQRGFVSIDAMAEHFSVTPQTVRRDVNRLCAKSLLRRYHGGAGLPSGIENSAYQARQVMQLAEKKRIAHAVAAEIPDGSSIFLTIGTTTEQVARALLNHRALKVITNNLHAANILAENADFEVLVAGGVMNNRERGLVGEATVEFVGQFKTDYCIVGVGGIDGDGTLLDFDVREVRVSQAMMQHARQTIVAADYSKFGRNAMARLGRLEEAQLLVTDRAPPPALKALIKRGKTRLLLAR from the coding sequence ATGACCGAAGCCGACCGACAGGAGCAGATCCTCGCCCTCGTGCATCAGCGCGGCTTCGTCTCGATCGATGCCATGGCGGAGCATTTCTCGGTCACGCCGCAGACCGTCCGGCGCGACGTCAACCGGCTCTGTGCCAAGTCGCTGCTGCGCCGCTATCACGGCGGCGCCGGGCTGCCGTCCGGCATCGAGAACTCCGCCTACCAGGCGCGCCAGGTGATGCAGCTGGCCGAGAAGAAGCGCATCGCCCATGCCGTGGCCGCGGAGATTCCCGACGGTAGCTCGATCTTCCTCACCATCGGCACCACGACCGAGCAGGTGGCGCGCGCCCTCCTCAATCACCGCGCCCTCAAGGTCATCACCAACAATCTCCATGCCGCGAACATCCTGGCCGAGAACGCGGATTTCGAGGTGCTGGTGGCCGGCGGCGTGATGAACAACCGCGAGCGCGGCCTGGTGGGCGAGGCCACCGTCGAGTTCGTCGGCCAGTTCAAGACCGACTACTGCATCGTGGGCGTGGGCGGCATCGACGGCGATGGCACGCTGCTCGATTTCGACGTGCGCGAGGTGCGGGTGTCGCAGGCGATGATGCAGCATGCGCGCCAGACCATCGTCGCCGCCGACTACAGCAAATTCGGCCGCAACGCGATGGCGCGGCTGGGCCGGCTCGAGGAGGCGCAGTTGCTGGTGACCGACCGGGCGCCGCCGCCGGCCTTGAAGGCCCTGATCAAGCGCGGCAAGACGAGGCTCCTGCTGGCCCGCTGA
- a CDS encoding HisA/HisF-related TIM barrel protein: MDFIFMLTRDDQTIEDCVELYDTIRALPLRHVGFKDVGVAPETLKRLHDKLKADGRATHMEVVSTSEESCLRSARIGVELGVDYLLGGTQIDLILPLLKGSRTGYYPFPGIPIGHPTKLGGSPSRVAADTRNAVAKGCAGVDLLAYRATEADPLDLIRAARGATDRPVIVAGSINSPQRIRDIAAAGADLFTIGTAALDCSFYPRQGLLTNQLKHILEACAATA; encoded by the coding sequence ATGGACTTCATCTTCATGCTGACGCGCGACGACCAGACCATCGAGGACTGCGTCGAGCTCTACGACACGATCCGTGCGTTGCCGCTGCGCCATGTCGGCTTCAAGGATGTCGGCGTGGCGCCGGAGACGCTGAAGCGTCTGCATGACAAGCTCAAGGCCGACGGCCGGGCCACCCACATGGAAGTGGTCAGCACGAGCGAGGAGAGCTGCCTTCGGTCGGCGCGCATCGGCGTCGAGCTCGGTGTCGACTACCTCCTGGGCGGTACCCAGATCGATCTGATCCTGCCGCTGCTCAAAGGCTCGCGCACCGGCTATTACCCGTTCCCCGGTATCCCCATCGGTCATCCGACCAAGCTCGGCGGCAGCCCGTCGCGCGTGGCGGCCGACACGAGGAACGCGGTGGCGAAAGGCTGCGCGGGCGTCGATCTTCTGGCTTATCGCGCGACCGAGGCCGATCCGCTCGATCTCATTCGCGCGGCGCGGGGCGCGACCGACCGCCCTGTGATCGTCGCGGGCTCGATCAATTCGCCGCAGCGCATTCGCGATATCGCGGCCGCCGGTGCCGATCTCTTCACCATCGGCACCGCGGCGCTCGATTGCAGCTTCTATCCGCGACAGGGTCTGCTGACGAATCAGTTGAAGCATATTCTCGAGGCCTGCGCGGCGACCGCCTGA
- a CDS encoding xylulokinase — protein sequence MALLLGIDLGSQSLKAVLLDECLALLGSGRRSYSIAFPRPGWAEQDPRLWEDALGPAIADALAAVGSKPGDVAALGVAGQLDGCIPVDAKGHLLHPALIWMDRRADASLNRVRHRLGSKRVRALTGANLDGTHMAPKMRWLIDETDAGRAASLFHQPVTYMVERLTGARAIDHGLASTSLVYGLAEGNWLPELMAAFELQAKLLPPLRRSEDKAGCLNAEGARLTGLPAGIPVAVGTGDDFSTPLGGGVMQTGIVADVLGTAEVVGALDREPRIDPSALTETHRYVGARFHYIENPGWVSGGALEWLRATLGIADFAAFDRLAAAVPPGADGLLFLPALSGAMTPEWIAGARGCFYGLTPSHGPGHLARAVLEGNAFGLQDVVLALKAMNVATDRLRLLGGGARSDLWAQIRADVTGLPAERARHADASAVGAALLGGVAAGVLPDLASAAGLVGAAGFAIEPDAHRNRLYREAHGRYRQLFQSLKPMFGAG from the coding sequence ATGGCTCTTTTGCTCGGCATCGATCTCGGCAGCCAGAGCCTCAAGGCGGTGCTGCTCGATGAATGTCTGGCCCTGCTCGGCAGCGGAAGACGGAGTTATTCGATCGCCTTCCCTCGGCCCGGCTGGGCCGAACAGGATCCGCGGCTCTGGGAGGATGCTCTCGGGCCCGCCATTGCTGACGCGCTGGCTGCTGTGGGGAGCAAGCCCGGCGACGTCGCGGCCCTTGGCGTTGCCGGACAGCTCGATGGCTGCATACCGGTGGACGCCAAGGGTCACCTTCTTCACCCGGCTCTCATCTGGATGGACCGGCGCGCCGACGCCTCGCTGAACCGCGTCCGCCACCGCCTCGGCAGCAAACGCGTCCGTGCGCTCACCGGCGCCAATCTCGACGGGACGCATATGGCGCCCAAGATGCGCTGGCTGATCGACGAGACCGACGCCGGCAGGGCCGCGAGCCTGTTCCATCAGCCCGTGACCTACATGGTCGAGCGCCTGACCGGAGCGCGCGCGATCGATCACGGGCTCGCCTCGACCTCGCTCGTCTATGGCCTGGCGGAAGGCAACTGGCTGCCCGAGCTGATGGCGGCGTTCGAGCTTCAGGCCAAGCTGCTGCCGCCCTTGCGCCGCAGCGAGGACAAGGCCGGCTGCCTCAACGCCGAAGGCGCGCGGCTGACGGGGCTGCCGGCGGGGATCCCGGTTGCGGTCGGAACCGGCGACGATTTCTCGACGCCCTTGGGCGGCGGCGTGATGCAGACCGGGATCGTCGCCGATGTGCTGGGCACCGCCGAGGTGGTGGGCGCGCTCGATCGCGAGCCGCGCATCGATCCCTCGGCCCTGACCGAGACCCATCGCTATGTGGGCGCCCGATTCCACTACATCGAGAATCCGGGCTGGGTTTCGGGCGGCGCGCTCGAATGGCTGCGCGCCACCCTGGGCATCGCGGATTTCGCCGCATTCGATCGTCTGGCGGCGGCGGTACCGCCCGGTGCCGACGGGCTCCTGTTCCTGCCGGCCCTGAGCGGCGCCATGACACCCGAATGGATCGCGGGCGCCCGCGGCTGTTTCTACGGCCTGACGCCGTCGCATGGCCCGGGCCATCTCGCGCGCGCGGTGCTGGAAGGCAACGCCTTCGGCCTGCAGGACGTGGTGCTGGCGCTGAAGGCGATGAATGTCGCGACCGACCGGCTGCGGCTTCTGGGCGGGGGTGCCCGCAGCGATCTCTGGGCGCAGATCCGCGCCGACGTGACCGGCCTGCCGGCGGAACGGGCGCGCCATGCCGATGCGAGCGCGGTCGGTGCCGCGCTCCTGGGCGGCGTCGCCGCCGGCGTCCTGCCCGACCTTGCCAGCGCGGCCGGGCTCGTGGGCGCCGCCGGGTTCGCGATCGAGCCCGATGCGCATCGCAACCGGCTTTATCGCGAAGCGCATGGCCGCTATCGCCAGCTCTTCCAGTCGCTGAAGCCGATGTTCGGGGCCGGGTAG
- a CDS encoding iron-containing alcohol dehydrogenase, with protein sequence MSDSLIADLLAGRWRDPETGAAVTVPLRSVAIAPSLAGQEADLLKPLGLGRRLALVSDPTTHDILGRRVERALGSIADLQRVALPDRPHADDATVASIRAATTGADALIAVGSGTINDLCKYAAFLDSKPYAVFGTAPSMNGYCSANAAITVGGLKKSLAAQVPVGVFLDLSVLAAAPRRMIRSGLGDSLCRSTAQADWLLSHLLLGTPYREAPFALLAADENALIEEAGALIAGNAAAMTRLARTLVLSGLGMVICNGSYPASQGEHLVSHYVEMMEGERLPETFHGEQIGVTTLSLARLQHRLLDGPPPVLRPTAIAEGDLKRHFGVERGEACRREWDGKALDTTKAELLTARLAQDWDRIRARLQSVMRPVLALERALVVTGAPRRAFDLGWSAVLYRTALIRARQTRNRYTALDLAGDAGLLEEFATRESHSQPGAE encoded by the coding sequence ATGTCGGATTCCCTCATCGCCGATCTCCTGGCCGGACGCTGGCGCGATCCCGAGACCGGCGCCGCGGTCACGGTGCCGCTGCGCAGCGTCGCGATCGCGCCGAGCCTCGCGGGCCAGGAAGCCGATCTGCTCAAGCCCTTGGGGCTCGGGCGCCGCCTGGCGCTGGTAAGCGACCCCACGACGCATGACATCCTCGGCCGCCGGGTCGAACGCGCGCTGGGGAGCATCGCCGATCTGCAGCGCGTGGCGCTGCCCGACCGCCCCCATGCCGACGATGCGACCGTGGCCTCGATTCGCGCGGCGACGACAGGCGCCGATGCGTTGATCGCGGTCGGTTCCGGCACGATCAACGATCTCTGCAAATATGCGGCCTTCCTCGACAGCAAGCCCTATGCCGTGTTCGGCACCGCGCCCTCGATGAATGGTTACTGCTCGGCCAATGCAGCGATCACGGTCGGCGGCCTCAAGAAATCCCTGGCGGCGCAGGTGCCGGTGGGGGTCTTTCTCGATCTCTCGGTGCTGGCCGCGGCGCCCCGGCGCATGATCCGCAGCGGACTGGGCGATTCGCTCTGCCGCTCGACCGCCCAGGCCGACTGGCTGCTGTCGCATCTGCTCCTGGGGACACCCTATCGCGAGGCGCCCTTCGCGCTGCTGGCCGCCGACGAGAACGCGCTGATCGAGGAGGCCGGCGCGCTCATCGCCGGCAATGCCGCGGCCATGACGCGGCTGGCGCGCACGCTGGTGCTCTCCGGCCTCGGCATGGTGATCTGCAATGGCAGCTATCCCGCGAGCCAGGGCGAGCATCTGGTCTCGCATTATGTCGAGATGATGGAGGGCGAGCGGCTGCCCGAGACCTTCCATGGCGAACAGATCGGCGTCACCACGCTCAGCCTCGCGCGGCTGCAGCATCGCCTGCTCGACGGACCGCCGCCGGTGCTGCGGCCGACAGCCATCGCCGAGGGCGATCTGAAGCGTCATTTCGGCGTCGAACGCGGCGAGGCCTGCCGCCGGGAATGGGACGGCAAGGCCCTCGACACGACCAAGGCGGAACTCCTCACCGCGCGGCTGGCGCAGGACTGGGACCGGATCCGGGCGCGACTTCAGAGCGTGATGCGCCCGGTGCTGGCGCTCGAGCGGGCGCTGGTGGTCACGGGCGCGCCGCGGCGCGCCTTCGATCTCGGCTGGTCCGCGGTGCTCTACCGCACGGCGCTGATCCGCGCGCGCCAGACCCGCAATCGCTACACAGCACTCGATCTCGCGGGCGATGCGGGCCTGCTCGAGGAGTTCGCGACTCGCGAGAGCCACTCGCAACCCGGCGCCGAATAA
- a CDS encoding APC family permease: MAEQTMAAPSSQRIQLLKVLGPAHVWALGVGIVLVGEFMGWNYAVGKGGAYGALIACWVIGLLYTCVAMIDSEITSTVAAAGGQYAQAKHTIGPLMAFNVGLYLVLAYTMLEAGDVQVAGQLIQIGIGELGSTVDWIPFTVLSLAILAWLNYRGVFMTLTVNFVITAAAFLTIIILFIGLKPWNPHEIMRHTELLTDLPYGWLGVIAAFHFGIWFYLGIEGTCQAAEEVRSPGRALPLGTMTGIITLLIAAGLTWYVCVGMLPWEYLGWDYTLAPLFDAARVSGSTFLHVALFVGTLFSAIASANGCINDAARAWFSMGRDRYLPQWFGAVHPRYRTPYRSIVFLIPIAAIFALKVPLAQIITFSILSGLLNYTFMPINMWNFRKKWPIGSIRRGFEHPFHPLPAAVLLSLCIITFFAVYLGYGRQLLAMMFFYIIASLWFHFRRYQFVRRGDQFTMAWPKPLGY, translated from the coding sequence ATGGCCGAGCAAACAATGGCTGCACCGTCCTCGCAGCGCATTCAGCTGCTGAAGGTGCTGGGACCGGCGCATGTCTGGGCGCTGGGCGTCGGCATCGTGCTGGTCGGCGAGTTCATGGGCTGGAACTACGCGGTGGGCAAGGGCGGCGCCTACGGCGCCCTCATCGCCTGCTGGGTGATCGGTCTGCTCTATACCTGCGTCGCCATGATCGATTCCGAGATCACCTCGACCGTGGCGGCCGCGGGCGGTCAATATGCCCAGGCGAAACACACGATCGGGCCGCTGATGGCGTTCAATGTCGGCCTCTATCTCGTGCTGGCCTACACCATGCTCGAGGCGGGCGACGTCCAGGTCGCGGGCCAGTTGATCCAGATCGGCATCGGCGAGCTCGGCAGTACGGTGGACTGGATTCCCTTCACCGTGCTCTCCCTGGCCATCCTGGCCTGGCTCAATTATCGTGGCGTCTTCATGACGCTGACGGTGAACTTCGTCATCACTGCCGCGGCCTTCCTCACCATCATCATCCTCTTCATCGGGCTGAAGCCCTGGAATCCGCATGAAATCATGCGGCATACCGAGCTGTTGACCGACCTGCCCTATGGCTGGCTCGGTGTGATCGCAGCCTTCCATTTCGGCATCTGGTTCTATCTCGGCATCGAGGGCACCTGCCAGGCGGCGGAAGAGGTCCGCTCGCCGGGCCGTGCCCTGCCGCTGGGCACGATGACGGGTATCATCACGCTGCTGATCGCGGCCGGCCTCACCTGGTATGTCTGCGTCGGTATGCTGCCTTGGGAGTATCTGGGCTGGGACTACACGCTGGCGCCTCTCTTCGACGCGGCGCGTGTCTCGGGCAGCACCTTCCTGCATGTGGCGCTCTTTGTGGGCACCTTGTTCTCGGCCATCGCCTCGGCCAATGGCTGCATCAACGACGCGGCCCGGGCCTGGTTCTCGATGGGGCGCGATCGCTATCTGCCGCAATGGTTCGGCGCCGTGCATCCGCGCTATCGCACGCCCTACCGCTCCATCGTGTTCCTGATTCCGATTGCGGCGATCTTCGCCCTCAAGGTGCCGCTGGCGCAGATCATCACCTTCTCGATCCTGTCCGGTCTGCTGAACTACACCTTCATGCCGATCAACATGTGGAACTTTCGTAAGAAATGGCCGATCGGGTCGATCCGGCGCGGGTTCGAGCATCCGTTCCATCCCTTGCCGGCGGCCGTGCTGCTGTCGCTCTGCATCATCACCTTCTTCGCGGTCTATCTGGGCTATGGCCGCCAGCTCCTGGCGATGATGTTCTTCTATATCATCGCCTCGCTCTGGTTCCATTTCCGCCGCTATCAGTTCGTCCGGCGCGGTGACCAGTTCACCATGGCCTGGCCGAAACCGCTCGGCTATTGA